From the Homo sapiens chromosome 1, GRCh38.p14 Primary Assembly genome, one window contains:
- the AADACL4 gene encoding arylacetamide deacetylase-like 4 isoform X1: MNASIHFLKALETYGVDPSRVVVCGESVGGAAVAAITQALVGRSDLPRIRAQVLIYPVVQAFCLQLPSFQQNQNVPLLSRKFMVTSLCNYLAIDLSWRDAILNGTCVPPDVWRKYEKWLSPDNIPKKFKNRGYQPWSPGPFNEAAYLEAKHMLDVENSPLIADDEVIAQLPEAFLVSCENDILRDDSLLYKKRLEDQGVRVTWYHLYDGFHGSIIFFDKKALSFPCSLKIVNAVVSYIKGI; this comes from the coding sequence ATGAATGCCTCCATTCACTTCCTGAAGGCCCTGGAAACCTATGGGGTGGACCCCTCCAGGGTTGTGGTCTGTGGAGAAAGCGTCGGAGGTGCAGCGGTGGCCGCCATCACCCAGGCCTTGGTGGGCAGATCAGATCTTCCCCGGATCCGGGCTCAGGTTCTGATTTATCCAGTTGTCCAGGCATTCTGTTTGCAGTTGCCATCCTTTCAGCAGAACCAAAATGTCCCATTACTTTCCCGGAAGTTCATGGTGACTTCTCTGTGTAACTATCTGGCCATTGACCTCTCCTGGCGTGACGCCATCTTGAACGGCACTTGTGTACCCCCAGACGTCTGGAGGAAGTACGAGAAGTGGCTCAGCCCTGACAACATCCCCAAGAAATTTAAGAACAGAGGCTACCAACCCTGGTCTCCCGGCCCTTTTAATGAAGCTGCCTATCTAGAAGCCAAACATATGCTGGATGTAGAAAATTCACCCCTGATAGCAGATGATGAGGTCATCgctcagcttcctgaggccttcctggTGAGCTGTGAGAATGACATACTCCGTGATGACAGCTTGCTCTATAAGAAGCGCTTGGAGGACCAGGGGGTCCGCGTGACATGGTACCACCTGTATGATGGTTTTCACGGATCCATTATCTTTTTTGATAAGAAGGCTCTCTCTTTCCCATGTTCCCTGAAGATTGTGAATGCTGTAGTCAGTTATATAAAGGGCATATGA